From Deltaproteobacteria bacterium, a single genomic window includes:
- a CDS encoding chromosome condensation regulator RCC1 produces MRACTFILLLHGVYSLSCNSDKAVNTEHADNIIINDSESNDSSEGSSPNKNEGTDNTYSNNNSGNDPGNDPGGDPGGDPTGSKVYLQMAVGSLHTCGVRTDGSLWCWGANINGALGIGDDIVPRSFPARVGLANDWVHLTAGNSHTCSTSKSSSLWCWGYNGGIYPLHFSTINSTVPIEVDLEANFGAKWVTPFASEHTCAIQKDKSLWCWGLNVSGQLGDDTYEDKDFPTQEITHASWKTAATGNRHTCGIQNDGSLWCWGSNVDGQTGLAMGIAKSTPTRLGKDSNWLMVSAGYQHTCSIQNDGSLWCWGRNDYGQLGDGTNEPTQSLRQIAAETTWKSVAAGRWHSCAIATDASLWCWGYNDKGQLGDNSTIERNVPTRVASNTDWLLVGCGLRHTCAMSTDGQVFCWGARDMGQLGDGQVAYTMTPQRIGNEGNWVQVVTTDNSACATRTDGSLWCWGYNGTGQLGDPTKMLRQEPTRVGDALDWDKISIGAVTTCGTRLNSELWCWGDNKNGQLGDGTTDDRATLFLVGDDWSNVDVGSKHVCALRSDASLWCWGKNDNGQLGIGTAGAGTDESSPVLTDGNMLWLTITAGARHTCGIQIDGTLWCWGANDYGQLGDGTTNEYNVPHQSSNTADWLTVIAGQEHTCGVRNDGTLWCWGRNDSAQIGDGTYGTNRNLPTQVFDSDWANVFPGSSSTCATKQDGKLWCWGYNGSGQLGDGTTNQHIIPNPVATDSDWLSAAPGARHTCAIKSDGSLWCWGLNNMGQLGDGKAWSTQPVAVAP; encoded by the coding sequence ATGCGCGCCTGTACATTTATACTGCTACTTCATGGCGTCTATTCGCTGTCTTGCAACAGCGACAAGGCTGTCAACACCGAGCATGCTGATAACATTATTATCAATGACTCGGAGTCGAATGACTCATCTGAAGGAAGCAGTCCAAATAAAAATGAGGGTACCGACAATACCTACTCCAATAACAATTCCGGTAACGATCCCGGTAACGATCCCGGCGGCGACCCCGGCGGCGACCCAACCGGTTCGAAGGTATACTTGCAGATGGCTGTCGGCAGCCTTCATACGTGTGGTGTCCGCACCGACGGTAGTCTCTGGTGCTGGGGAGCAAACATTAATGGTGCACTAGGCATCGGCGATGATATCGTTCCTCGCAGTTTTCCTGCAAGGGTAGGCTTAGCCAACGACTGGGTGCATTTAACTGCAGGCAACTCGCATACATGCAGCACGAGTAAGAGCAGTAGCTTGTGGTGTTGGGGGTATAACGGTGGTATATATCCACTTCATTTCTCGACTATCAACAGCACTGTACCCATCGAGGTAGATCTTGAGGCGAATTTCGGGGCGAAATGGGTGACACCATTCGCCAGTGAGCACACCTGTGCTATTCAGAAAGACAAAAGTCTGTGGTGTTGGGGTCTAAACGTGTCCGGCCAACTGGGGGATGACACTTACGAAGACAAAGATTTTCCTACCCAAGAGATTACTCATGCAAGTTGGAAGACGGCAGCAACCGGCAATCGGCATACCTGCGGTATCCAAAATGATGGCTCACTTTGGTGCTGGGGCAGCAATGTAGACGGCCAAACAGGTCTTGCAATGGGTATAGCCAAATCAACACCTACCCGTCTCGGCAAAGACAGCAACTGGTTGATGGTAAGCGCTGGCTACCAACATACTTGCAGTATCCAAAACGATGGCTCACTTTGGTGCTGGGGCCGTAACGACTACGGGCAACTCGGCGATGGCACAAACGAACCAACGCAAAGTCTAAGACAAATCGCTGCCGAGACCACCTGGAAATCGGTCGCTGCTGGCCGGTGGCATAGTTGCGCTATTGCCACCGACGCCAGCTTGTGGTGCTGGGGCTACAACGACAAGGGACAGCTTGGGGACAATTCGACAATTGAGCGCAACGTACCAACTCGCGTCGCTAGCAACACCGATTGGTTATTAGTTGGTTGTGGACTACGCCACACCTGCGCCATGAGCACTGATGGACAGGTATTTTGCTGGGGAGCGCGCGATATGGGGCAGCTCGGCGACGGACAGGTAGCTTACACGATGACTCCCCAGCGTATCGGTAACGAAGGCAACTGGGTGCAAGTCGTAACCACGGATAATAGCGCCTGCGCCACGCGAACGGACGGTAGCCTATGGTGCTGGGGCTACAATGGCACAGGCCAGCTCGGCGACCCAACGAAAATGCTCCGACAGGAGCCCACTCGCGTGGGTGACGCTTTAGATTGGGATAAGATTAGCATTGGCGCAGTCACGACTTGTGGCACTCGGCTAAATAGTGAACTCTGGTGTTGGGGTGACAATAAAAACGGCCAACTCGGTGACGGAACTACCGATGACCGTGCTACGCTGTTTTTAGTAGGAGACGACTGGAGTAACGTGGACGTCGGCAGTAAGCATGTCTGCGCCCTGAGATCAGATGCCAGCTTGTGGTGTTGGGGCAAGAACGATAACGGACAACTTGGAATTGGCACTGCGGGAGCCGGTACGGATGAGAGTTCTCCGGTTCTCACCGATGGCAACATGTTGTGGCTCACCATTACTGCGGGCGCGCGTCATACTTGCGGTATCCAAATAGATGGTACGCTTTGGTGTTGGGGTGCTAACGACTACGGCCAGCTCGGCGACGGTACAACAAACGAGTACAACGTTCCTCATCAATCGAGCAATACCGCTGACTGGCTCACTGTAATTGCTGGCCAGGAACACACGTGTGGGGTGCGCAATGACGGCACGTTATGGTGCTGGGGACGAAATGACTCGGCCCAAATTGGAGATGGAACCTACGGCACCAACCGTAACCTTCCTACCCAGGTGTTCGACAGTGACTGGGCAAATGTGTTTCCAGGCTCAAGTTCGACATGCGCAACAAAGCAAGACGGTAAGTTGTGGTGCTGGGGATACAACGGCTCGGGTCAACTTGGCGATGGAACAACGAACCAGCACATTATTCCCAATCCTGTTGCTACTGACAGCGATTGGCTTAGCGCCGCACCTGGTGCGCGACACACCTGCGCTATAAAGAGTGACGGCAGTCTCTGGTGCTGGGGTTTGAACAACATGGGCCAGCTCGGCGATGGAAAAGCTTGGAGCACCCAGCCCGTAGCTGTAGCTCCCTAG
- a CDS encoding fibronectin type III domain-containing protein — MAPAGLTIRKGNSQVILSWQKVAHTDSYNLYWATKSGVSTTSHKITDVNSPYTHKSLTNGTTYYYRLAAINVAGESSLSPESSATPEAGTSDVLSAPTGLIAKSGLGKITLTWNTVSGANSYNLYWSKTAGVTTSANQIAGVTLPYVHSSLDPGVTYFYAVSAVNSTAESALSAEASAIPFADPVYNMQAVAGNGKVTISWDPVTWALGYNIYYSTTPTIGPASDRFGNVNSPYEHTPLPNGTTYYYAMTAYDANGEAAMSPVVFATPMLPAPSGVTATGQSRQTTISWDAVSGAVTYNLYWSTASGVSKSSTQIADVTSPFIHLPLVNGVPIYYAITAVDANVESSLSQEVSATPNFSNDTTIPLRASDFQANDYFGYAVAVSGEYVVVGAYSEDGGSGDPRLNAGAAYVFHYTTPGGWDTGTKLVASDAKAYDQFGVSVGISGDYVIIGAQGQDNGNASQSYDPGAAYVFHRIDTNTWDTGTKLTAPDQQQQDMFGSAVSIDGEYAIVGAKLEDGGAGNPTLDAGTAYIFHRTGVTSWDTTVAGVAKLMATDPEPSDSFGFAVALSGEYAIVGAYSEDGGSSNPHINAGAAYVFHRTTANVWGSGVKLVAADAQASDLFGYAVAINGEYAVVGAYQQDGDGSITDAGAAYVFRRVSLTAWDAGTKLMAWDAQAGDRFGNGVAISGDRLVVGAPNEDGSSVDPNFDSGAVYIFNRTGANAWTDSIKLMAPDAQTADLFGAGFPGISQDYVVVGARNEDGGMGDPALSAGAVYVY, encoded by the coding sequence GTGGCTCCGGCTGGCCTGACAATTCGCAAAGGTAATAGCCAGGTGATCTTATCTTGGCAGAAAGTTGCGCACACCGATTCATATAATCTGTATTGGGCAACTAAGTCGGGCGTTAGCACTACTAGTCACAAAATAACCGATGTAAACTCGCCTTATACACATAAGTCACTCACTAATGGCACCACGTATTACTACCGGCTCGCAGCGATTAACGTAGCTGGCGAGAGTTCGCTTTCGCCAGAATCCTCGGCTACGCCAGAAGCCGGAACCAGCGACGTACTATCCGCTCCTACGGGCCTTATCGCTAAAAGCGGCCTTGGTAAAATAACTCTTACCTGGAACACCGTCTCGGGGGCGAATTCGTACAACCTATATTGGTCTAAGACAGCCGGAGTAACAACGAGCGCTAACCAGATTGCTGGCGTTACCTTGCCTTATGTACACAGCTCGCTTGACCCTGGTGTCACGTATTTCTACGCAGTCTCGGCAGTTAATTCGACCGCAGAGAGCGCCCTATCTGCAGAAGCCTCAGCCATACCGTTTGCTGACCCAGTCTACAATATGCAGGCCGTTGCTGGTAACGGTAAGGTGACTATCTCTTGGGACCCTGTTACATGGGCTTTGGGCTACAATATTTACTACTCCACCACGCCCACTATCGGGCCGGCGAGCGACCGGTTTGGTAATGTGAATTCGCCCTATGAGCACACACCATTGCCCAATGGAACAACATATTACTACGCAATGACTGCCTATGACGCCAATGGCGAAGCTGCGATGTCGCCCGTGGTTTTTGCGACGCCTATGTTACCAGCACCTAGCGGAGTCACCGCAACAGGGCAAAGTCGGCAAACCACCATCAGTTGGGATGCAGTCTCGGGTGCGGTAACGTACAATTTGTACTGGTCGACAGCATCTGGGGTAAGCAAAAGTTCGACCCAGATTGCTGATGTTACTTCACCCTTCATCCACCTGCCGCTAGTAAATGGCGTGCCCATTTACTATGCGATCACCGCAGTTGACGCGAACGTCGAGAGTTCGCTATCTCAAGAAGTTTCAGCCACACCCAACTTCAGCAACGATACTACCATACCACTTAGGGCCTCTGATTTCCAAGCGAATGACTACTTTGGTTACGCAGTGGCAGTTAGCGGCGAATACGTCGTTGTGGGCGCCTACTCTGAAGATGGTGGTAGCGGTGATCCTCGTCTTAATGCTGGGGCAGCCTATGTGTTTCATTACACCACCCCAGGCGGTTGGGATACGGGTACTAAGCTTGTGGCATCCGATGCTAAAGCCTACGACCAATTCGGCGTCTCTGTTGGTATCAGTGGCGATTATGTGATTATAGGCGCTCAAGGACAGGATAATGGCAACGCCAGTCAATCGTATGATCCTGGTGCGGCTTATGTCTTTCATCGCATTGACACCAACACCTGGGATACGGGCACTAAACTAACAGCGCCTGATCAGCAGCAGCAGGACATGTTTGGTAGTGCCGTAAGCATCGACGGCGAATATGCAATTGTTGGTGCCAAACTTGAGGACGGTGGTGCCGGCAATCCGACGCTCGATGCCGGTACGGCATACATTTTTCATCGCACGGGTGTAACCTCTTGGGACACCACAGTTGCCGGTGTCGCCAAGTTAATGGCAACAGATCCCGAACCTAGCGACAGCTTCGGTTTCGCCGTTGCACTTAGCGGCGAATACGCTATCGTAGGCGCCTACTCTGAAGACGGTGGTAGCAGTAATCCTCACATAAATGCGGGGGCAGCCTACGTGTTCCACCGCACTACCGCAAATGTTTGGGGTAGCGGGGTTAAGCTTGTCGCCGCTGATGCGCAGGCTAGTGACTTATTCGGGTATGCGGTGGCCATCAATGGAGAATACGCGGTCGTGGGTGCCTACCAGCAGGATGGTGATGGCTCTATAACCGATGCTGGTGCAGCATACGTATTTCGCCGTGTTTCTTTAACCGCTTGGGACGCGGGCACCAAACTGATGGCCTGGGACGCACAAGCGGGTGACAGATTCGGCAACGGAGTGGCTATTAGCGGCGACCGCCTGGTCGTCGGCGCGCCCAACGAAGACGGCAGCTCTGTAGATCCAAATTTCGACTCTGGCGCAGTGTATATCTTTAATCGTACTGGTGCCAATGCATGGACTGACAGCATTAAGCTAATGGCCCCCGATGCGCAAACTGCCGACCTCTTTGGCGCTGGGTTCCCGGGGATCAGCCAAGACTATGTGGTGGTGGGAGCGCGCAACGAAGATGGCGGTATGGGTGACCCTGCCCTCTCGGCGGGCGCGGTATACGTGTACTAA
- a CDS encoding glycoside hydrolase family 43 protein: MKAPYYNFCLLALLVANAACSTSNKPPQPTTKNDSNTSLQECIGPVPFKTPLISNIYTADPSAHVFDGKIYIYPSHDLDDNPPSSNQGDHFGMKDYRVFSLNSMQCGPLIDHGEALNIENVPWAQKQMWAPDAAFKNGTYFLYFPAKDKNGIFRIGVAASPSPTGPFTAQPQPIPGSYSIDPAVFVDDDGTAYMYFGGLWGGQLQNWRTGAYSADGVIPGAGEPALGPRIAKLTDDMLHFDGDIKEAQIVDPEGNPIAGDDWLRFFFEGAWMHKYKGQYYLSYSTGPTHYLVYATSDKPTGPFTYRGRLLNPVKGWTTHHSIVEYDGAWYIFYHDSSLSGEDNKRCIKVAPLTYNADGSIKIIDPD; encoded by the coding sequence GTTGCAAACGCTGCATGCAGCACCAGTAATAAACCTCCGCAACCAACCACTAAAAATGATAGCAATACATCACTGCAAGAGTGTATTGGCCCAGTACCGTTTAAAACACCTTTAATATCTAATATTTATACTGCTGATCCTTCAGCCCATGTTTTTGACGGCAAAATCTATATTTATCCTTCACACGATTTAGATGATAACCCCCCGTCATCAAATCAAGGCGATCACTTCGGCATGAAAGACTATCGTGTCTTTTCACTAAATTCGATGCAATGCGGACCTCTCATCGATCATGGTGAAGCACTTAATATTGAGAATGTACCATGGGCGCAAAAACAAATGTGGGCTCCTGATGCCGCATTTAAAAACGGCACTTATTTTTTATATTTTCCGGCTAAAGATAAAAACGGTATCTTTCGCATAGGAGTAGCAGCAAGCCCATCGCCTACCGGCCCGTTTACTGCTCAGCCACAACCAATACCAGGTAGTTATAGTATTGATCCTGCAGTTTTTGTTGATGATGACGGTACTGCTTATATGTACTTCGGCGGTCTTTGGGGTGGGCAATTACAAAATTGGCGTACCGGGGCTTATTCAGCCGATGGGGTAATACCAGGCGCCGGCGAACCTGCCTTAGGACCACGGATTGCTAAATTAACTGACGATATGCTGCACTTTGATGGCGATATTAAAGAAGCGCAAATTGTTGACCCCGAAGGTAATCCAATAGCAGGGGATGATTGGTTGCGTTTCTTTTTTGAAGGCGCTTGGATGCATAAATACAAAGGCCAATATTATTTGTCATATTCTACCGGCCCGACACATTACCTAGTCTATGCTACTAGCGATAAACCAACTGGCCCGTTTACCTATCGCGGGCGCTTGCTTAATCCGGTTAAAGGTTGGACTACTCATCATTCTATTGTTGAATATGATGGCGCTTGGTACATCTTTTATCACGATAGCTCGTTATCGGGCGAAGATAATAAACGCTGCATTAAAGTTGCACCACTAACGTATAACGCCGATGGTAGCATTAAAATTATTGATCCTGATTAA
- the secG gene encoding preprotein translocase subunit SecG, producing MGVRVSPAAPVNLSLPVRNVIMQTLLTIIHVVVAVLLCIFILLQSGRGGGMGAALGGASSQIFGGRGASSFMSRITSVSAIIFFLTSLILSMMSSRQHSVVAASAKAAAEAKANLEASAKAKEQEKSNAAATKDSTTSATTKDAKADDAATGASADADKKATTTESANENKAADAADDKKPADAEKAADSDKKSTE from the coding sequence GTGGGAGTTCGAGTCTCCCCTGCCGCACCAGTCAACTTAAGCCTACCAGTAAGAAATGTAATTATGCAGACTTTGCTTACAATTATTCATGTTGTCGTTGCAGTATTACTTTGCATTTTTATTTTATTGCAATCTGGCCGTGGCGGCGGCATGGGAGCAGCCTTAGGTGGTGCTAGCTCTCAGATATTTGGTGGTCGTGGTGCTAGCAGTTTTATGAGTCGAATCACCTCAGTTTCAGCTATCATTTTCTTTTTAACATCATTAATTTTATCAATGATGAGTTCGCGCCAGCATTCGGTTGTGGCTGCCAGCGCAAAAGCTGCGGCTGAAGCAAAAGCTAATCTTGAGGCTAGTGCAAAAGCAAAAGAGCAAGAAAAAAGTAACGCTGCCGCTACTAAAGATAGCACCACTAGTGCCACAACTAAAGACGCCAAAGCTGATGACGCTGCTACGGGCGCCAGCGCTGATGCAGATAAAAAAGCTACAACTACTGAATCAGCCAATGAAAACAAAGCTGCAGATGCGGCAGATGATAAGAAACCTGCTGATGCTGAAAAAGCCGCTGATAGTGATAAAAAGTCTACTGAGTAG
- a CDS encoding putative DNA binding domain-containing protein: protein MNAKELNDLVRRGEDSRTQFKQDITNSESLGGDLVAFSNSKGGTILVGVNDQGSVKGLQTEDIRRINQLLSNTATNGVRPSINVETENVNVDNAIVMVVTVFEGVSKPYADNKGIIWVKSGADKRKVTAREEIQRMFQSLGLVYADEVPIADTSPADIDVEHFRAFFEKQYNEPLDTTPESLKRTLENIGLAKDGVLNLASVLLFGRNPQRYRPVFVVKAVSFVGNEPTGNKYRDSEDIEGCLKNLHTHTMSFLTRNLRHVQGNKGVNTQGDLEVQPQALEELVVNMLLHRDYFISTPWRVFIFDNRIELISPGCLPNNLSVEHIRYGVSNMRNPLIASFATKELPYRGIGTGIRRALAAAPELSLLSDHDRNVFIATIPRKEN from the coding sequence ATGAATGCAAAAGAACTAAATGATTTGGTGAGGCGCGGCGAAGATAGCCGCACTCAATTCAAACAAGACATTACTAATTCAGAATCACTCGGTGGCGATCTTGTTGCGTTTTCTAATAGCAAGGGTGGGACGATATTAGTCGGAGTTAATGACCAAGGTTCAGTGAAAGGTCTTCAAACCGAGGACATTCGAAGGATCAATCAACTTCTTTCTAACACCGCAACAAATGGTGTGCGGCCATCCATCAATGTTGAGACTGAGAATGTCAATGTTGACAATGCCATTGTCATGGTAGTCACGGTTTTTGAGGGCGTGTCAAAGCCCTATGCCGACAACAAGGGCATCATTTGGGTGAAGTCTGGTGCGGATAAGCGCAAAGTGACCGCACGTGAAGAAATTCAGAGGATGTTTCAATCCCTTGGTCTTGTTTATGCTGATGAGGTTCCAATTGCTGACACGAGCCCTGCGGATATTGATGTGGAACATTTTCGTGCGTTTTTTGAAAAACAATACAACGAGCCACTGGATACAACGCCTGAGTCTTTGAAGAGAACACTTGAAAATATTGGGTTGGCAAAAGATGGAGTCTTGAATTTGGCAAGTGTTCTTCTCTTTGGCCGCAATCCACAGCGTTATCGGCCAGTGTTTGTGGTGAAGGCTGTATCATTTGTGGGAAATGAGCCTACCGGCAATAAATATCGTGACAGTGAGGATATCGAAGGCTGTCTAAAAAACCTGCATACACACACAATGTCTTTTCTTACGCGTAATCTTAGGCATGTCCAGGGAAACAAAGGTGTAAATACTCAAGGTGATCTTGAAGTGCAACCCCAGGCGTTAGAAGAGCTTGTAGTGAACATGCTGCTTCACCGCGATTATTTTATTTCAACTCCGTGGCGTGTCTTTATTTTTGATAATCGCATAGAACTGATTAGCCCTGGATGCCTACCGAACAATCTTTCGGTTGAGCACATACGGTATGGTGTCTCAAATATGCGAAACCCACTCATCGCATCATTTGCCACCAAGGAATTACCATATCGTGGGATAGGCACAGGCATTCGACGTGCTTTGGCTGCTGCGCCAGAGTTGAGTTTGCTTTCAGACCATGATCGAAATGTATTTATTGCGACGATACCAAGAAAAGAAAACTAA
- a CDS encoding ribonuclease J translates to MLRIVSLGGLGHIGGNMMAIETSTAMVLIDCGLLFPNEYQPGVDYVIPDISYVTERIKKLCGVVLTHGHEDHIGAIPYVWHQLGVPIYGSRFTLALVAAKLIEFPECKPCLNILNELETISFGDIAITPIAVTHSIPGAFSLAIKTKTGLVIHTGDFKIDNEPLDNRHTDIDALRAFGDAGVLALLSDSTNIERVGHTYGEKLVERNLADIIRDAPFRVIATTFASNIFRLCSIINASQAAGRKVVLAGRSIEQNVQIAIEQGYLKVNSDTLLKPADFSLLPRSGVTVLAGGSQGEPYSSLSRIANARHADINIEPGDRVILSSRRIPGNDRAVAAVVNNLYRRGAEVIDDRTIGVHASGHAFYDEQKAMLQWCRPQYFIPVHGEYRHLCRHAELARSCGVAAENVFILEDGEPIEFTQKGRKVIAYRGESITAGFVYVDSKRVGEVGETVLRDRRMLAETGIVLCIVVIDENGSIAAGPHVVTRGLMQEDDSQALVFQATAEVKEALSNLEPHADQATRSNEVRLTLRRLIRREFDRRPLIIPVIMSI, encoded by the coding sequence ATGTTACGTATAGTTTCTTTAGGCGGGCTAGGGCACATCGGTGGCAATATGATGGCCATCGAGACTAGCACTGCAATGGTGCTTATTGATTGCGGTTTGTTATTTCCCAATGAATACCAGCCAGGTGTAGATTATGTTATTCCTGATATTTCTTATGTGACCGAACGCATTAAAAAATTATGTGGGGTTGTACTTACCCACGGCCACGAGGATCATATTGGTGCCATACCCTATGTATGGCACCAATTAGGTGTGCCAATTTATGGTTCTCGTTTTACTTTGGCGTTAGTTGCCGCCAAACTTATTGAATTTCCAGAATGTAAACCTTGCTTAAATATACTCAATGAACTTGAAACTATTAGCTTTGGTGATATTGCCATAACCCCAATTGCGGTTACGCATTCGATTCCCGGTGCCTTTTCTCTAGCGATAAAGACCAAAACAGGTTTGGTTATCCATACTGGTGATTTTAAAATAGATAACGAACCGCTTGATAATCGTCATACCGATATTGATGCTTTGCGAGCTTTTGGTGATGCCGGTGTTTTAGCGTTGTTATCTGATTCGACTAACATTGAAAGAGTTGGGCATACTTATGGTGAAAAACTAGTTGAGCGAAATTTAGCTGATATTATTCGCGATGCGCCCTTTAGAGTAATTGCTACAACATTCGCTTCTAATATTTTTCGTTTATGTTCAATTATTAATGCATCGCAAGCTGCTGGTCGTAAAGTAGTGTTAGCTGGTCGCAGTATTGAGCAAAATGTGCAAATTGCTATTGAGCAAGGTTATTTAAAAGTAAACTCTGATACCTTATTAAAGCCAGCCGATTTTTCTTTATTACCACGCTCAGGAGTAACGGTTTTAGCCGGTGGCAGTCAGGGTGAACCATATAGTTCATTATCGCGCATAGCTAATGCGCGCCATGCTGATATAAACATTGAACCAGGAGATCGAGTTATTTTATCTTCAAGGCGTATTCCCGGTAACGATCGTGCGGTTGCTGCAGTGGTTAATAATCTTTATCGACGTGGTGCTGAAGTAATTGATGACCGCACCATCGGTGTTCATGCTTCTGGGCATGCTTTTTATGATGAACAAAAGGCGATGTTGCAATGGTGTCGCCCGCAATATTTTATTCCGGTACATGGTGAATATCGGCATTTATGTCGTCATGCAGAATTAGCTCGTTCATGTGGGGTGGCAGCCGAAAACGTATTTATTTTAGAAGATGGTGAGCCCATTGAGTTTACTCAAAAGGGTCGTAAAGTTATAGCGTATCGAGGTGAATCTATAACTGCTGGTTTTGTTTATGTTGATAGTAAGCGAGTGGGCGAGGTTGGTGAGACGGTTTTGCGTGACCGGCGTATGCTTGCCGAAACCGGAATAGTGCTTTGCATCGTAGTTATTGATGAAAACGGTAGTATTGCCGCAGGGCCGCATGTAGTTACGCGCGGTTTAATGCAAGAAGATGATAGTCAGGCATTAGTATTTCAAGCAACTGCTGAGGTTAAAGAAGCATTAAGCAACCTTGAACCTCACGCTGATCAAGCAACACGGTCTAATGAAGTGCGATTGACTTTACGGCGCTTAATAAGGCGCGAATTTGACCGTCGACCGCTGATTATACCAGTGATAATGAGTATTTAG
- a CDS encoding response regulator codes for MAQSLLSDDVGMIHQLPVLVVDDEEEVLKAIRRTVEYEGWPVKTASSPEEALKLIEDNEFSVVVSDYRMPKIDGVEFLVRVREKWPETERILLTAYADEGALERGINDAGISRFMRKPWKREVLVSVLRQAINHCRIRKEHAILLERVRNRNEELVYLNQRLQNQVEASDKAIMSFRRRWDVALNAILDAIIIISADMHIEGANDAAATIANQTAEELEGQLCHEALFQNIEPCKECPLTSGASRLTMHRNNRNYFMDARAYKLPGVPISHLCTYRDITREVAFENEAAQMEKLAAVGRLAGGIAHEINNPLHGILSFVQLAQKPGVVAEKLSRYHEIIYECAIRCRDTVQSLKSFARQPQPAEQYIIDPVEVTKKALILFHGNNITIDTEYISTAVRCRANANQLQQVLVNLVQNAIDASPKDGKVKVVVTVDGGDVLLSVTDQGKGITDDLRERIFEPFFTTKPEGVGTGLGLAISHGIMSDHHGSIKVENTEEGGACFEVRLPLAQDVATT; via the coding sequence ATGGCGCAATCCTTGCTTTCTGATGATGTTGGTATGATCCATCAACTTCCAGTTTTAGTTGTTGACGATGAAGAAGAGGTTTTGAAAGCCATACGTCGCACAGTTGAATATGAAGGATGGCCGGTAAAAACAGCCAGCAGCCCAGAAGAGGCGCTTAAACTTATCGAAGATAACGAATTCTCAGTAGTAGTCTCTGACTATCGTATGCCAAAAATCGATGGCGTTGAATTTCTGGTTCGTGTACGCGAAAAATGGCCAGAAACCGAGCGCATACTATTAACCGCCTATGCCGACGAAGGTGCTCTCGAACGTGGTATTAATGATGCTGGCATCAGTAGGTTTATGCGCAAACCTTGGAAACGTGAAGTGCTTGTTTCTGTGTTACGCCAGGCGATTAACCACTGTCGCATCCGCAAAGAGCATGCGATCTTATTAGAGCGTGTACGTAATCGTAATGAAGAACTAGTATATCTTAATCAGCGCCTGCAAAATCAAGTTGAAGCAAGTGATAAAGCTATTATGAGTTTTCGCAGGCGTTGGGATGTCGCTCTTAACGCCATTTTAGATGCCATTATTATCATTAGTGCTGATATGCACATTGAAGGCGCTAATGATGCCGCTGCAACTATAGCCAATCAAACTGCCGAAGAACTCGAAGGGCAACTTTGTCATGAAGCGCTTTTTCAAAATATCGAACCTTGCAAAGAATGCCCTTTAACCAGCGGCGCTTCACGATTAACTATGCATCGGAATAATCGTAATTACTTTATGGATGCTCGTGCTTATAAACTGCCGGGAGTACCAATCTCTCATCTTTGCACTTATCGTGATATCACCCGTGAAGTCGCTTTTGAAAACGAAGCCGCACAAATGGAAAAACTTGCAGCAGTCGGTAGACTCGCTGGTGGGATTGCCCACGAAATAAATAATCCACTGCACGGTATTTTAAGTTTTGTGCAGCTCGCACAAAAACCAGGAGTAGTAGCAGAGAAATTGTCTCGCTATCACGAAATAATTTATGAGTGTGCAATTCGTTGTCGTGATACGGTGCAGAGCTTAAAAAGTTTTGCTCGTCAGCCGCAACCAGCTGAACAATATATTATCGACCCTGTAGAAGTCACTAAAAAGGCACTAATTCTTTTTCATGGCAATAATATTACAATAGATACTGAGTATATCTCGACTGCAGTACGTTGTCGTGCTAACGCTAATCAATTGCAGCAAGTATTGGTTAACCTGGTGCAAAACGCCATTGATGCAAGTCCTAAAGACGGTAAGGTAAAAGTGGTGGTAACCGTTGATGGCGGTGATGTTCTTTTATCGGTAACTGATCAAGGCAAAGGAATAACTGATGATTTGCGTGAGCGTATTTTTGAACCATTTTTTACCACCAAACCAGAAGGTGTAGGTACTGGTCTTGGGCTTGCCATCTCGCATGGCATTATGAGTGACCATCATGGCTCAATAAAAGTTGAAAACACCGAAGAAGGTGGTGCGTGCTTTGAAGTACGTCTACCTCTAGCACAAGATGTAGCAACGACTTGA